A portion of the Granulosicoccus antarcticus IMCC3135 genome contains these proteins:
- a CDS encoding CmcJ/NvfI family oxidoreductase → MADVKTQLNYSVDNGREIDYYFFEPAQDVKLNPPGTDVQDVVIRDGWSQAESFSLDAEGFAIKSFDGGFRQFDNEEAITSLLYPQVIEFIKKQTGARRVEIFDKTIRQRLPDDLSQQTEEHRPAVLLVHSDYTPRSGPARVRDILPEDADELLTGRVVFYNFWKSLYDVVEELPLACCDARSSIDEDMLLMNLKYSDRTGEIYVLRHSPDHKWWYFPKMSADHALLLKTYDSEIDGRARFMGHSAFEDPTTPVGAQPRQSIEIRTMAFF, encoded by the coding sequence ATGGCAGACGTAAAAACACAACTCAACTACTCGGTGGACAACGGTCGTGAGATTGACTATTACTTCTTTGAACCCGCCCAGGATGTAAAACTCAACCCTCCGGGCACCGATGTCCAGGACGTTGTCATCCGAGACGGTTGGTCACAGGCAGAGTCATTTTCTCTGGATGCTGAAGGCTTTGCGATCAAATCGTTTGATGGTGGTTTTCGCCAATTTGACAATGAAGAGGCAATCACCTCCCTGCTCTACCCACAAGTGATCGAATTCATAAAGAAACAAACCGGTGCACGGCGAGTCGAGATTTTTGACAAAACCATCAGGCAACGTTTACCCGATGATCTGAGCCAGCAAACAGAAGAGCATCGTCCAGCCGTCTTGTTAGTCCATAGTGATTACACACCGCGCTCAGGCCCAGCTCGTGTGCGGGACATCCTGCCCGAGGATGCCGATGAATTACTCACTGGACGAGTGGTCTTTTACAACTTCTGGAAATCACTGTACGACGTCGTAGAAGAACTCCCATTGGCCTGCTGTGATGCTCGCTCCAGCATCGATGAGGATATGTTATTGATGAACCTCAAATACAGCGATCGCACTGGCGAGATTTATGTCCTGCGTCATTCTCCTGATCACAAATGGTGGTATTTCCCCAAGATGAGCGCCGATCATGCCTTGCTACTTAAGACCTACGACAGTGAAATAGATGGACGTGCACGCTTTATGGGGCACTCTGCATTTGAAGACCCGACAACTCCAGTAGGTGCACAACCAAGACAGAGCATAGAAATACGCACCATGGCATTCTTTTAA
- a CDS encoding GNAT family N-acetyltransferase, translating into MKIQEEDPGTDDVHALLLEHLADMHSHSPPESTHALDMVALRNPDITFWSVRDEGVLQGCGALKQLDAESAEIKSMKTAPAHLRKGVAQLLLSHMLEVAKTRGLKYLLLETGTPEAFTPARQLYARHGFVECEPFADYKLDPYSVFMRCDVAAV; encoded by the coding sequence ATGAAGATTCAGGAAGAGGATCCGGGTACCGATGATGTGCATGCGCTGCTACTTGAGCACTTGGCTGATATGCACAGCCACTCACCACCGGAAAGTACCCATGCCCTTGATATGGTAGCGCTGAGAAACCCTGACATTACCTTCTGGAGCGTCAGAGATGAAGGCGTGTTGCAAGGGTGTGGCGCTTTGAAGCAACTGGATGCAGAGTCAGCGGAAATAAAGTCGATGAAGACAGCACCGGCGCATCTGCGTAAAGGTGTCGCCCAGCTATTGCTGAGCCATATGCTGGAGGTTGCCAAGACACGAGGGCTGAAATATCTGCTGCTGGAAACAGGCACCCCGGAGGCGTTTACACCGGCCCGCCAACTGTATGCAAGACATGGGTTTGTCGAGTGTGAACCCTTTGCCGATTACAAGCTTGATCCTTATAGTGTTTTCATGCGGTGTGATGTGGCGGCGGTGTGA
- a CDS encoding ISNCY family transposase has protein sequence MRIQRTVNTSIFESFSEHEIGLELKAISAFLDRHVEVLDWVAADLRVKAVQKTGRAELPVECVVRCALLKQMRQLSYHELSFHLCDSASFQAFARLPMGWFPKKSALQDTISRITPETWERINHCVLQEAQLEKVENARKIRIDSTVTESDIHEPTDSSLLFDSVRVMTRLLKSVGKLPGKPVIEFVNHQRRAKRRAHQIFNTKGITEKVPLYADLIQVTSVTLANLEKAEMAVSLSCTDIHKKANWQAEVARFKPCIQRVIDQTQRRVFNGEKVPAQEKIFSIFKAHTDIVIKGARDIEYGHKLNLSSGKSGLILDVVIEEGNPADTDRLLPMLERHVTLFDQPPRQVAADGGYASGANLEAVKAMGVTDMAFNKKRGLSIADMAKSAWVYRQLKNFRAGIEAGISCLKRAYGLTRCTWKGLQHYRSFVWSSVVSHNLTVMARLRPV, from the coding sequence ATGCGAATTCAGCGCACTGTCAATACCAGTATATTCGAATCGTTCAGCGAACACGAGATCGGCCTGGAATTGAAGGCCATTTCAGCGTTTCTGGATAGACACGTTGAGGTTCTGGACTGGGTTGCCGCCGATTTACGGGTGAAGGCTGTGCAGAAAACGGGGCGTGCCGAACTCCCCGTCGAGTGTGTCGTGCGATGCGCCCTGCTCAAGCAGATGCGTCAACTGAGTTACCACGAGTTGTCGTTCCATTTGTGCGATTCGGCCTCCTTCCAGGCCTTTGCCCGTTTGCCCATGGGCTGGTTTCCGAAGAAGTCCGCTCTCCAGGATACGATCAGTCGGATCACACCCGAGACCTGGGAGCGAATCAATCACTGCGTGCTCCAGGAAGCGCAGCTCGAGAAGGTTGAGAATGCGAGAAAGATCCGCATTGACAGCACCGTCACCGAGTCGGATATTCACGAACCCACAGACAGCTCTCTGCTGTTCGATAGCGTGCGTGTCATGACCCGACTACTCAAATCGGTTGGCAAACTGCCCGGGAAGCCGGTGATCGAATTCGTCAATCATCAACGCCGGGCCAAACGACGTGCCCATCAGATCTTCAATACGAAAGGCATAACGGAGAAAGTACCGCTGTATGCCGATCTGATCCAGGTGACATCCGTGACGTTGGCCAATCTGGAAAAGGCAGAGATGGCCGTGAGCCTCTCTTGCACAGACATACACAAAAAGGCAAATTGGCAAGCGGAGGTAGCACGCTTTAAACCCTGTATTCAAAGGGTAATCGATCAAACACAACGACGCGTGTTCAATGGTGAGAAGGTCCCGGCACAAGAGAAAATATTCAGTATATTTAAAGCTCATACCGACATCGTGATCAAGGGTGCCAGAGACATCGAGTACGGGCACAAACTCAATCTGAGTTCGGGCAAAAGCGGCTTGATCCTGGATGTGGTGATCGAAGAGGGCAACCCTGCCGATACGGATCGATTGCTGCCGATGCTTGAGCGTCACGTGACTCTGTTCGATCAGCCCCCTCGACAAGTGGCCGCCGACGGAGGCTATGCCAGTGGGGCGAACCTGGAGGCCGTAAAGGCCATGGGTGTCACCGACATGGCCTTCAACAAGAAACGCGGTCTCAGTATTGCGGATATGGCAAAGAGTGCCTGGGTGTATCGCCAGTTAAAGAACTTTCGAGCCGGTATTGAAGCAGGCATTTCGTGCCTGAAACGCGCCTACGGATTAACCCGATGTACCTGGAAGGGTCTGCAACACTACCGCTCATTTGTCTGGTCATCGGTGGTCAGCCATAACCTGACGGTGATGGCTCGACTACGCCCTGTCTGA
- a CDS encoding SDR family NAD(P)-dependent oxidoreductase, producing the protein MKRFEKKTVLITGAASGIGFVTAQQFALEGAQVIATDINIDALETVFREDLANGLKIETRRQDVTSKAEWEALVDDVVAKHGHLDVMFSNAGSADFALCEDTSEERWRWVNALNVDSVFFGMQACIRVMKENGGSIINNSSIAGVIGEPLLAAYCATKGAVRTMTKAVAIDCARQGYPIRINSIHPGWTDTALVDNLLAALGDKGTEFANKTVGAVPMGRLGTPIEIARPVLFLASDDASFMTGAELIVDGGYTAA; encoded by the coding sequence ATGAAACGTTTTGAAAAAAAAACAGTGCTTATTACAGGAGCTGCAAGCGGTATCGGGTTTGTCACCGCGCAGCAGTTTGCCCTTGAAGGTGCGCAGGTAATCGCAACCGATATCAATATAGATGCACTAGAAACGGTATTCCGTGAAGATCTGGCCAATGGTTTGAAGATAGAAACTCGTCGTCAAGATGTCACCAGCAAGGCTGAGTGGGAGGCTCTGGTGGACGATGTTGTGGCCAAACATGGCCATCTGGATGTGATGTTCAGCAATGCGGGTAGCGCAGATTTTGCCTTGTGTGAAGACACCTCCGAAGAGCGCTGGCGCTGGGTCAATGCCCTTAACGTGGACAGCGTCTTCTTTGGCATGCAAGCCTGTATCCGCGTCATGAAGGAGAACGGTGGCAGTATTATCAATAACTCATCAATAGCAGGTGTGATCGGTGAACCTCTGCTAGCGGCCTATTGTGCAACCAAAGGGGCCGTTCGAACCATGACCAAAGCGGTTGCTATCGACTGTGCTCGCCAGGGATACCCAATCCGCATAAACTCCATCCACCCCGGCTGGACCGACACGGCACTGGTTGACAACCTATTGGCAGCACTGGGTGACAAAGGCACTGAGTTTGCAAACAAAACCGTAGGTGCCGTCCCCATGGGAAGACTAGGAACACCGATTGAAATCGCCAGGCCGGTATTGTTTCTTGCCAGTGATGACGCCTCATTCATGACGGGCGCGGAACTGATCGTCGATGGCGGCTACACCGCAGCCTGA
- a CDS encoding Pycsar system effector family protein has protein sequence MLEEYERLLDRQIQRISMAEGKASTILAITAAMLGSLLAVASRFAGTASELALSITSLVVTLLLFSLLSLALSTFPRIRGTSIKSMYFFHDISAISATEFSNKLKQATTDEKLDDLALQIHRNSVIATEKYRWLTRAMLSLFLSSLPWATALYLLVKI, from the coding sequence GTGCTAGAAGAATATGAAAGACTACTTGACCGTCAGATACAACGTATTTCAATGGCAGAGGGAAAAGCCAGCACAATTTTGGCAATAACCGCAGCTATGCTTGGGTCGCTACTCGCTGTCGCTTCCAGGTTCGCAGGAACTGCTTCTGAGCTAGCACTTTCTATCACCAGTCTTGTTGTAACGTTATTATTGTTTTCCTTACTATCATTGGCTCTTAGTACCTTTCCCCGTATACGTGGCACTTCAATAAAATCAATGTATTTTTTCCATGATATATCTGCGATATCAGCCACAGAATTTTCCAATAAATTAAAACAAGCAACTACCGATGAAAAACTTGACGATCTAGCGCTGCAAATACACAGAAATTCAGTTATCGCGACCGAAAAGTACCGCTGGTTGACACGCGCAATGTTGAGTCTTTTTTTGAGCAGTTTGCCGTGGGCTACCGCATTGTATTTACTTGTCAAAATATAG
- a CDS encoding DMT family transporter: MPVSELIPASPTPHAARGAHQGMLLWVLIVGSSFPAVGLMSEGLPPLLLTAIRFLIASLALWPLVARSSIQLPSLPGLALYAIMGLSLAGFFGAMFWAAHRTSALSMATLYVSVPLVAYNLGRLFGVEQRGGQLLAILVLGAAGALGLAWAQSAGQSGQLHLGLAEAAFFAGCIASALYPVLSKIGLNRGWLSPRAEVRTFWSLLIGSLIIGMLGLITEAPQRLMSLTLMDGLVLSYLGVFSSGVTFWLQQRAMAVLTPSAVTAYSYLVPFVSMLLLFIEQPQRMGWYWLPGSLMVILAIALLLNRDTKER; encoded by the coding sequence ATGCCAGTCTCGGAGCTGATACCAGCATCCCCTACACCACATGCGGCCAGAGGCGCTCATCAGGGCATGTTGCTCTGGGTACTAATCGTGGGATCATCCTTTCCGGCTGTAGGGCTAATGAGCGAGGGCCTGCCACCTCTATTGCTGACAGCCATCCGATTTCTTATCGCATCGCTGGCGCTCTGGCCACTGGTCGCACGCTCATCGATTCAGTTGCCAAGCCTACCTGGCCTGGCACTGTACGCCATCATGGGACTGTCTCTTGCGGGATTTTTCGGTGCCATGTTCTGGGCCGCCCATCGCACTAGCGCACTGTCGATGGCAACGCTCTACGTCAGCGTGCCACTAGTAGCCTACAACCTGGGCCGACTATTCGGGGTCGAACAACGCGGTGGCCAACTACTGGCCATTCTGGTACTCGGGGCCGCCGGCGCTCTAGGATTAGCCTGGGCACAGAGCGCGGGTCAATCAGGTCAGCTACATTTGGGTCTGGCCGAGGCAGCCTTCTTTGCCGGTTGTATCGCCTCAGCGCTCTACCCGGTCCTGAGCAAAATTGGATTGAACCGAGGCTGGTTATCACCACGAGCGGAGGTACGTACCTTCTGGAGCTTGTTAATTGGCAGCCTGATTATCGGCATGCTCGGACTGATCACAGAGGCGCCACAACGACTGATGAGTCTGACATTGATGGATGGCCTGGTATTGAGCTATCTGGGTGTGTTTTCCAGCGGCGTCACGTTCTGGCTACAACAGCGTGCAATGGCTGTGCTGACACCGAGCGCGGTGACGGCTTACAGCTATCTGGTGCCCTTTGTCTCCATGCTATTGCTGTTTATAGAACAGCCCCAGCGCATGGGATGGTACTGGCTACCCGGCAGTCTCATGGTGATTCTGGCTATCGCGCTGTTATTGAATAGAGACACCAAGGAGCGGTGA
- a CDS encoding LysR family transcriptional regulator, whose amino-acid sequence MLLAFNALMAERNVTRAAKRVGLTQQGMSGQLARMRDLFSDRLFLRQAGGVVPTPRAEALFPSVQIALSALEKVVSAPSFDPATSDGLVTIAASDYAIALLLPGLLQLIQKQAPSFRVVVRPVETGSLAGRMREEGIDLALTVREFAPPSLQSRILFKDRYVGVVRAGHPLAGKAVSLDDFCASPHLLVSPFRGDASGPTDHTLAAIGRTRMVGLVVPGFSVVGSLLEQTDLMAVLPERLLTVMHRDLWTFETPIPVPGFELEAIWPERLNADPAHIWIRDLIVEASRMHHVLQ is encoded by the coding sequence ATGCTGCTGGCGTTTAACGCGCTGATGGCAGAGCGCAATGTCACACGAGCGGCCAAGCGCGTCGGATTGACCCAGCAGGGTATGAGTGGGCAGCTGGCACGGATGCGTGATCTGTTCAGTGATCGCCTGTTTCTGCGACAGGCAGGTGGCGTTGTTCCAACGCCTCGAGCGGAGGCCTTGTTTCCCTCTGTTCAGATAGCGCTTTCTGCACTGGAGAAAGTGGTTAGTGCACCAAGCTTTGATCCGGCAACCAGTGATGGCCTGGTTACGATAGCGGCGTCGGACTACGCGATTGCCTTGTTGCTACCGGGCTTATTGCAATTGATTCAGAAGCAAGCACCATCGTTTCGTGTGGTCGTCAGACCCGTTGAGACAGGCAGCCTTGCTGGTCGTATGCGCGAGGAGGGTATTGATCTGGCGCTGACGGTGCGTGAATTTGCACCGCCGAGCCTGCAGTCTCGCATCCTGTTTAAAGATCGGTATGTGGGGGTGGTACGTGCAGGTCATCCGTTGGCAGGAAAGGCTGTCAGTCTGGATGATTTTTGTGCAAGTCCTCACTTGCTGGTGTCTCCCTTTCGTGGAGATGCCTCTGGACCCACCGATCATACTTTGGCTGCCATAGGCCGTACACGCATGGTGGGGTTGGTGGTTCCAGGGTTTTCAGTCGTGGGCTCATTGCTTGAGCAAACGGATTTGATGGCCGTGTTGCCCGAAAGGTTGCTCACGGTGATGCATCGGGATTTATGGACGTTTGAGACTCCCATCCCGGTACCAGGCTTTGAGCTTGAAGCGATCTGGCCCGAGCGTTTGAATGCTGACCCTGCGCATATCTGGATACGTGACCTGATTGTAGAGGCATCCAGAATGCACCATGTGCTGCAGTGA
- a CDS encoding GFA family protein, translating into MNALSKTHLAACHCGLIQFKVRLTDEFNTIRRCTCSYCRMRGAIAVSANLDGIEFVTGQEMLTLYQFNTNAAKHYFCSACGIYTHHQRRSNPDQFGVNVSCIEGVSPFDFKEVVVNDGVNHPTDENSGSLIAGVLRYSET; encoded by the coding sequence ATGAACGCACTCTCAAAAACACATTTAGCTGCCTGTCATTGTGGATTGATACAGTTTAAGGTCCGATTGACAGATGAATTCAACACAATCAGAAGATGCACATGTTCATACTGCCGTATGCGTGGTGCCATTGCCGTGTCTGCCAATTTGGATGGTATTGAATTTGTGACAGGTCAGGAAATGTTGACGCTCTATCAATTTAATACGAATGCAGCAAAGCATTACTTTTGTTCTGCGTGTGGCATATACACACACCATCAGCGTCGTTCAAACCCTGATCAATTTGGCGTCAATGTGTCGTGCATCGAGGGGGTAAGCCCATTCGATTTTAAAGAGGTAGTTGTTAATGATGGCGTGAATCATCCAACGGACGAAAATTCTGGATCGCTCATAGCGGGGGTGCTGCGCTACTCTGAAACGTAG
- a CDS encoding transposase — protein MAAPFARFRPDVSMPGLLTTVRTAFDKVNDKRRQASVQYSMSDSLMAGLAIFSLKYPSLLMFDQHARSSEPVSNHNLRTLFGLSQVPCDSQMRAILDPVNPSELRGAFRAIHSGLQRSNSLKDFQLFNGKLLLSIDGTGTFSSTRISCKHCCVKKPKRNQKSDEGSEFYHQMLGAVIVHPERSTVLPLDFEPITRADGSNKNDCERNAGKRLIASLAAQYPKRGFIVIEDALAANGPHLKTLIEHRMDFIIVAKPGSNAALFETLDQRMKQGELQAWETVDEKTGLLRGYRICEQVPLNNTHAELLVNCLEYYEIDRQGKEHNWQWISSLQITPENAEQIMRAGRARWKIENETFNAAKNQGYHMGHSYGHGKQYLSSVLGGLMFLAFLIDQVQESFCRVFGEIRIHHKSRRNLWERLRAAFTTVKASEWEGFMRFWHKPGDFAFEIPSDRPT, from the coding sequence ATGGCAGCCCCGTTTGCTCGTTTCCGCCCGGACGTTTCAATGCCCGGTTTGTTGACCACTGTTCGCACCGCCTTTGACAAAGTCAATGATAAGCGCAGGCAGGCCAGTGTCCAGTATTCGATGTCCGATTCGCTGATGGCTGGACTGGCGATCTTTTCACTCAAGTACCCCTCCTTATTGATGTTCGATCAGCATGCCCGTTCCAGCGAGCCTGTCTCGAACCACAATCTGCGCACCTTGTTCGGGTTGAGCCAAGTCCCTTGTGATTCTCAGATGCGCGCGATTCTCGATCCGGTCAATCCGAGCGAGTTGCGAGGCGCCTTTCGTGCCATTCACAGTGGCCTGCAGCGCAGCAACTCGCTCAAGGACTTCCAGTTGTTCAACGGCAAACTGTTGCTCTCGATAGACGGCACAGGCACTTTCTCATCCACTCGCATCAGCTGCAAGCACTGTTGCGTTAAAAAGCCCAAACGCAACCAGAAGTCTGATGAAGGATCAGAGTTCTACCATCAGATGCTCGGTGCCGTGATCGTTCATCCCGAACGCAGCACGGTGCTGCCACTGGATTTCGAGCCTATCACTCGTGCCGATGGTTCGAACAAGAATGACTGCGAACGCAATGCGGGTAAGCGCCTGATTGCCAGTCTTGCCGCTCAGTACCCCAAGCGTGGTTTCATTGTGATCGAAGACGCACTGGCTGCTAACGGGCCGCACTTAAAGACATTGATCGAACACCGGATGGACTTTATCATCGTTGCCAAACCCGGCTCTAACGCCGCACTTTTCGAGACGCTGGATCAGCGCATGAAGCAAGGGGAGTTGCAGGCGTGGGAAACAGTGGATGAGAAGACGGGCCTACTTCGTGGTTATCGCATCTGCGAGCAAGTTCCCTTGAACAACACTCACGCTGAGCTGCTGGTCAATTGTCTGGAGTACTACGAGATTGATCGACAGGGCAAGGAGCATAACTGGCAGTGGATCAGCAGCCTGCAGATCACCCCTGAGAACGCCGAGCAGATCATGCGCGCCGGACGCGCGCGATGGAAGATCGAGAATGAGACATTCAACGCAGCCAAGAACCAGGGCTATCACATGGGGCATTCCTACGGCCACGGAAAGCAGTACCTCTCCAGTGTGCTCGGTGGATTGATGTTCCTGGCTTTTCTGATCGATCAGGTCCAGGAGAGCTTCTGCCGGGTTTTCGGCGAAATCCGCATACATCACAAATCACGCCGGAACCTGTGGGAACGCCTGCGCGCCGCCTTTACCACCGTCAAAGCCTCCGAATGGGAGGGGTTCATGCGTTTTTGGCATAAGCCAGGCGACTTTGCCTTCGAGATACCTTCTGATCGGCCAACATAG
- a CDS encoding ISAs1 family transposase — protein MSSLLLDSVTQHFAELDDPRRETANQRHEFIDILMIALCAVIGGANHWTTVVTFGRSKEAWFRTFLRLPKGIPSHDTFSDVFAKIEPEQFKTCFIEWVSSMALTLPGDVVAFDGKTIRGSHDRANGAMASHIISAYLTANALVLGQIGTDSKSNEITAIPTLLGMIDLKDSLVTIDAMGCQRKIVERIIEKGAHYLLAVKENQPSLCEAIGDTFLDRDRERFAARFDDYAEQSNAGHGRLEHRRCWVSSDETLINEFSESWAELKRIVVIESERTLTGETTLYRHWYISSLEETAENFLSAKRAHWQVENGLHWVLDVAFREDESRVRKGEGAENLSVLRRMALNLLKREKTEKGGMEAWRLDVAVPAGMRNTWRR, from the coding sequence GTGTCCAGTCTTTTGCTCGATTCTGTTACCCAACACTTTGCCGAACTCGACGATCCACGGCGGGAGACTGCCAACCAGCGCCACGAGTTCATTGACATCCTGATGATTGCCCTCTGCGCGGTGATCGGCGGGGCCAATCATTGGACCACCGTAGTCACCTTCGGACGCTCGAAGGAGGCCTGGTTTCGAACCTTTCTGCGTTTGCCCAAGGGCATCCCCTCCCATGACACCTTCAGCGATGTGTTTGCCAAGATCGAACCCGAGCAATTCAAAACGTGCTTCATCGAGTGGGTCTCCTCGATGGCTCTAACTCTCCCAGGGGACGTGGTGGCCTTTGACGGGAAGACGATACGCGGCTCCCACGACCGGGCCAACGGGGCAATGGCGAGTCACATCATCAGCGCTTATTTAACGGCTAATGCCCTGGTACTCGGACAGATCGGGACCGATAGTAAGTCCAACGAGATCACCGCCATCCCCACCCTGCTGGGAATGATCGATCTCAAGGATAGTCTGGTCACGATAGACGCGATGGGTTGCCAGCGAAAGATCGTGGAGCGGATAATCGAGAAGGGAGCGCACTACTTGCTGGCGGTCAAGGAGAACCAACCGAGTCTGTGCGAGGCGATCGGGGATACGTTTCTCGATCGCGACCGCGAGCGCTTCGCGGCACGCTTTGACGACTATGCCGAACAGAGTAACGCAGGACACGGACGACTCGAACATCGGCGGTGCTGGGTAAGTTCTGACGAGACACTGATAAACGAGTTCTCGGAAAGCTGGGCAGAGTTGAAGAGAATCGTGGTCATCGAGTCCGAGCGCACGCTCACGGGAGAGACGACACTCTACCGTCATTGGTATATAAGCAGCCTGGAGGAGACGGCTGAGAATTTCCTTTCGGCCAAACGTGCTCACTGGCAAGTGGAAAACGGCTTGCATTGGGTTCTCGATGTTGCATTCCGAGAGGACGAGTCTCGAGTACGCAAGGGTGAAGGGGCGGAGAACTTGTCGGTACTGAGGCGAATGGCGTTGAATCTTCTAAAACGGGAGAAGACGGAGAAAGGAGGCATGGAGGCATGGAGGCTAGACGTTGCCGTGCCGGCTGGGATGAGGAATACATGGAGAAGGTAA
- a CDS encoding glutathione S-transferase family protein, producing the protein MSNNKVAGKLELFADPISINCRKVIAGLALMDIDYELTKIGYFAGEQKSAAYLKINPNAKLPALRDGDLVIWESNAILQYVANKYGKTDAYPAELGTRADVDRWLFWECGSWFASCYTYTVENCVKPILGAEPDPAILAIEDETFHKLASILDARLGQMRYVCGHTPTIADIAVAAPMHLHKWQQLPLENHSNINRWMSELIEPAAWWRASHVGEGFTLPGNA; encoded by the coding sequence ATGAGCAATAACAAGGTGGCGGGTAAATTGGAGCTTTTTGCAGATCCGATCAGTATCAATTGCAGAAAGGTCATTGCAGGACTGGCACTCATGGATATCGATTATGAGCTGACAAAAATTGGCTATTTTGCTGGTGAACAAAAAAGCGCAGCTTATCTAAAGATCAATCCAAATGCCAAATTGCCCGCTCTGCGCGATGGTGATCTTGTCATCTGGGAGTCTAATGCCATTCTTCAATATGTCGCCAACAAGTATGGAAAAACAGACGCCTACCCGGCTGAGCTAGGTACCCGAGCAGATGTGGATCGCTGGTTGTTCTGGGAATGTGGCTCATGGTTTGCCAGCTGCTACACGTACACGGTAGAAAATTGCGTCAAACCCATTCTTGGCGCAGAGCCTGATCCGGCCATTCTGGCGATCGAGGATGAAACATTCCACAAACTAGCCAGCATTCTGGATGCCCGTTTGGGTCAGATGCGCTATGTGTGCGGTCACACACCAACCATTGCCGATATTGCGGTCGCAGCACCCATGCATCTGCACAAATGGCAACAGCTACCGTTGGAAAACCACAGCAACATCAACCGCTGGATGAGCGAGCTAATTGAGCCCGCTGCCTGGTGGCGTGCATCTCATGTGGGCGAAGGATTCACCCTTCCTGGCAATGCCTGA